Proteins from a genomic interval of Neisseria arctica:
- a CDS encoding DUF456 domain-containing protein: MFSILIILGLIALLIGLLGTIYPAIPGLGLMFAGAWLIAYAGDYQIIGTATLIFLGIVAAAGTAMDYVAGMLGAKFTGASKTAVWGALIGGIAGAFFSLPGLLLGPLVGAGIGEFWARKDLLSAGKVGLGTFIGFIVGVIAKLGCALTIIFTLAVMGVISLFQ, from the coding sequence ATGTTCAGCATTCTCATTATTCTTGGCTTGATTGCACTGCTTATCGGCTTACTTGGCACGATTTATCCCGCCATCCCCGGTTTGGGTCTGATGTTTGCCGGCGCATGGCTGATAGCCTATGCAGGCGACTATCAGATTATCGGTACCGCTACTTTGATATTCCTCGGCATTGTCGCCGCTGCGGGAACCGCTATGGATTATGTAGCCGGTATGCTTGGTGCCAAATTTACCGGTGCCAGCAAAACTGCTGTTTGGGGCGCTTTGATCGGAGGCATAGCAGGTGCATTTTTTTCCCTGCCCGGCTTGCTGCTTGGGCCATTGGTAGGAGCCGGCATTGGTGAATTTTGGGCTCGAAAAGACTTGCTCTCTGCAGGGAAAGTCGGCTTGGGCACATTCATCGGCTTTATCGTCGGCGTTATCGCCAAACTCGGTTGTGCATTGACCATCATATTCACTTTGGCAGTAATGGGAGTCATCAGCCTTTTCCAATAA
- a CDS encoding leucyl aminopeptidase, with product MEFSTKVEKLQPQQTGALLYVCSDACPCAQSGSNETAKALCASLEEGQVFAEAKLPAGEGFQSLAVVRLKDEERATLDKAAAEAAAWAQKQHEVHVDVGAFDEVEAPRVAEAFAVALGMAVYRFDRYKKEAKPAKLEKTVFYHGSEDLSGAVAVAEAQVYGMRIAKDLGNAAPNECTPEFLAATAKQEATKLGAGVKIRKKDFIKEHMGAFWAVAKGSRQKPYLIELSYHGAADKDEAPVVLVGKGITFDSGGISLKPGLNMDEMKFDMCGAASVIGTFCAAVKLKLPINLVAVVPTCENMPSGGANKPGDVVKTMKGLTVEVLNTDAEGRLILCDALTYVERFKPRAVIDVATLTGACIVALGHDVSGLMGNNQELVDSLLAASLEVNDKAWQLPLFDTYKEQLKSPFADLANIGSPGAGTITAATFLSYFTEDYPWAHLDIAGTAWKSGKEKGATGRPVPLLLNYLQNLA from the coding sequence GTGGAATTTAGCACAAAAGTTGAAAAATTGCAGCCGCAACAAACAGGCGCGTTGTTATATGTGTGCAGTGATGCTTGCCCGTGTGCCCAATCCGGCAGCAATGAAACCGCTAAAGCACTTTGTGCTTCTTTAGAAGAGGGACAGGTTTTTGCCGAGGCCAAATTGCCTGCGGGTGAAGGTTTTCAGTCGCTGGCAGTGGTGCGCTTGAAAGATGAAGAGCGGGCTACTTTGGATAAAGCCGCAGCCGAAGCTGCTGCGTGGGCGCAAAAGCAGCATGAGGTACATGTGGATGTGGGGGCATTTGATGAAGTGGAGGCTCCGCGCGTAGCCGAAGCTTTTGCGGTGGCATTAGGCATGGCGGTTTACCGTTTTGACCGTTATAAAAAAGAAGCTAAACCGGCAAAATTGGAAAAAACCGTGTTTTATCATGGTAGCGAAGATTTAAGCGGTGCAGTTGCCGTAGCGGAAGCTCAAGTTTACGGTATGCGTATTGCTAAAGACCTCGGAAATGCAGCACCGAACGAATGTACTCCCGAGTTTTTGGCTGCAACAGCAAAACAAGAAGCGACCAAGCTGGGAGCGGGTGTAAAAATCCGTAAAAAAGACTTTATCAAAGAACATATGGGTGCGTTTTGGGCGGTAGCGAAAGGCAGCCGTCAAAAACCTTATCTGATTGAACTGAGTTACCATGGTGCCGCTGATAAAGATGAAGCCCCTGTGGTTCTGGTGGGTAAGGGTATCACGTTTGACAGCGGCGGTATCTCGCTCAAGCCCGGCTTGAATATGGATGAGATGAAATTTGATATGTGCGGTGCGGCAAGCGTAATCGGTACATTTTGTGCCGCCGTCAAATTAAAGCTGCCGATTAACTTGGTGGCGGTTGTGCCCACTTGTGAAAATATGCCATCGGGCGGCGCCAACAAACCGGGCGATGTGGTTAAAACTATGAAGGGCCTAACGGTAGAGGTGTTGAATACAGATGCCGAAGGTCGTTTGATTTTGTGTGACGCACTCACTTATGTAGAGCGTTTCAAACCGCGTGCCGTGATTGATGTCGCTACCTTAACAGGGGCATGTATTGTGGCATTGGGGCATGATGTCAGCGGTTTGATGGGTAATAATCAGGAGTTGGTCGACAGTTTGTTGGCGGCCTCGTTGGAGGTGAATGATAAGGCTTGGCAGTTGCCGTTGTTTGACACCTATAAAGAGCAGTTGAAATCACCCTTTGCGGATCTGGCGAATATCGGCAGCCCCGGAGCGGGTACGATTACGGCAGCTACGTTCTTATCTTACTTTACCGAAGATTATCCGTGGGCTCATTTGGATATTGCCGGTACGGCTTGGAAATCAGGTAAGGAAAAAGGCGCAACGGGCCGCCCCGTGCCTTTATTGCTGAATTACTTGCAAAACCTTGCATAA
- a CDS encoding aminotransferase class V-fold PLP-dependent enzyme, translated as MTTLPRPEIDENGLLEYSVVYTDRALNHMSQKFQTAFRYISATLKKVYGAQHTAVIPGSGTSGMEAVARQLARNEKCLVIRNGFFSFRWSQIIEKGTIAAETRVFTARQADETQAPFSPAPIEEVTAAIAEYRPAVVFAPHVETASGIMLPDNYIKALADAVHAVGGLLVIDCIASGCIWLDMQQLGIDVLISAPQKGWSGAPCCGLVMLNQAAYEKVQATESDSFSLDLKKWLQIMEAFENGGHAYHATPPTDALMVLHDVMKEAEAIGFDVLKAKQTELGLKMRALLAREGFVSVAAPGFEAPGVVVSYTDKADIHNGKAFIAEGMQIASGVPLQCGERNDFQTFRLGLFGLDKLQNIDRTVALFEETLAKVK; from the coding sequence ATGACCACTCTGCCACGCCCGGAAATCGATGAAAACGGCCTGCTTGAATATTCGGTAGTTTATACCGACCGCGCTTTAAACCATATGTCGCAAAAATTTCAAACGGCTTTCCGCTATATTTCCGCCACACTGAAAAAAGTTTACGGTGCACAACATACCGCTGTCATTCCCGGCAGCGGCACCAGCGGTATGGAAGCCGTTGCACGTCAGCTGGCCCGTAATGAAAAATGTTTGGTGATTCGAAACGGTTTTTTCAGCTTCCGTTGGAGCCAAATTATTGAAAAAGGTACGATTGCAGCCGAAACTCGTGTTTTCACCGCTCGGCAGGCCGATGAAACACAAGCCCCTTTTTCTCCTGCGCCTATTGAGGAAGTCACCGCCGCAATAGCCGAATACCGCCCGGCCGTAGTGTTCGCGCCTCATGTAGAAACCGCATCAGGCATTATGCTGCCCGATAACTATATCAAAGCTTTAGCAGATGCCGTACACGCTGTTGGCGGCCTGCTGGTTATCGACTGTATTGCATCCGGCTGTATCTGGCTGGATATGCAGCAACTGGGAATTGATGTATTAATTTCCGCTCCGCAGAAAGGCTGGAGCGGCGCTCCATGCTGCGGTTTGGTAATGCTAAACCAAGCGGCTTATGAAAAAGTACAGGCAACCGAATCCGACAGCTTTAGCCTGGATTTGAAAAAATGGCTGCAAATTATGGAAGCCTTTGAAAACGGTGGTCATGCCTATCATGCTACACCGCCCACCGACGCGCTGATGGTATTGCACGATGTTATGAAAGAAGCCGAAGCCATTGGTTTCGATGTTCTAAAAGCCAAACAAACCGAACTCGGCCTGAAAATGCGTGCCTTACTGGCACGTGAAGGGTTTGTCAGCGTAGCTGCTCCCGGCTTCGAAGCTCCCGGGGTCGTTGTCAGCTATACAGACAAAGCCGATATACACAACGGCAAAGCCTTCATCGCCGAAGGTATGCAGATTGCCTCGGGCGTACCACTACAATGCGGCGAGCGTAATGATTTCCAAACATTCCGCTTGGGGCTGTTCGGATTAGACAAGTTACAAAATATTGACCGCACAGTCGCCTTATTTGAAGAAACTTTGGCAAAAGTAAAATAA
- the lptF gene encoding LPS export ABC transporter permease LptF, producing MIYQRNFIKELSFTAVGIFVVLLAVLVSTQAINLLGRAADGRVAIDAVVALVGFWVVGMTPLLLVLTAYISTLTVLTRYWRDSEMSVWLSCGLSLKQWINPVLRFAVPFAILLTLMQLFIIPWAELRSREYAELLKQKQELSMIEAGEFRALGKSNGRVYFVETFDTDSGVMKNLFLRETDSKGRDNIVFAKEGSFALNDNKRTLELTQGIRYSGTPGQADYNQVSFEKLSLIISTSPKIIDPVSNRRTIPTLQLIGSNNPEHQAELMWRLSLPISILILSILAIPLSYFNPRTGHTYNILFAIGFYLIYQNGLTFLRNAVEDGKLNFWIGLLPLHILMLAAALALLHVRSMPAQPFWQALKNSTKGDAQ from the coding sequence ATGATTTACCAACGCAACTTTATCAAAGAACTGTCATTTACGGCAGTCGGAATTTTCGTGGTGCTGTTGGCCGTACTGGTCTCCACGCAAGCTATAAATCTTTTGGGACGCGCCGCAGACGGCCGGGTTGCCATCGATGCCGTTGTCGCACTGGTCGGCTTTTGGGTAGTCGGTATGACACCGCTTCTGCTGGTACTTACCGCCTACATCAGCACCCTTACGGTTTTAACCCGCTACTGGCGCGACAGTGAAATGTCGGTTTGGCTCTCGTGCGGCCTGTCACTAAAGCAGTGGATTAATCCTGTTTTGCGTTTCGCCGTGCCGTTTGCCATACTGCTTACCCTGATGCAGCTGTTTATCATACCGTGGGCAGAGCTGCGCAGCCGCGAATATGCCGAGCTTTTGAAGCAAAAACAGGAGCTCTCAATGATAGAAGCCGGGGAATTCCGTGCTTTGGGTAAAAGTAACGGCCGGGTGTATTTCGTCGAAACCTTCGATACCGATTCGGGGGTAATGAAAAACCTATTTCTGCGTGAAACTGACAGCAAAGGCCGCGATAACATTGTATTCGCCAAAGAGGGTTCATTTGCTTTAAACGACAACAAGCGTACTTTAGAGCTCACGCAAGGCATACGTTACAGCGGCACCCCCGGCCAAGCCGACTATAATCAGGTTTCATTTGAAAAACTCAGCCTGATTATCAGTACCTCGCCGAAGATTATCGACCCCGTTTCCAACCGCCGTACTATTCCGACCCTCCAGCTTATCGGCAGTAACAATCCCGAACATCAGGCGGAATTAATGTGGCGCTTGTCTCTGCCTATCAGCATATTGATTTTGAGCATACTGGCCATTCCGTTATCGTATTTCAACCCGCGTACCGGCCACACCTATAATATTCTGTTTGCCATTGGTTTTTATCTGATTTATCAAAACGGCCTTACTTTTCTGCGCAATGCCGTTGAAGACGGCAAACTCAATTTCTGGATAGGGCTATTACCGCTGCATATACTGATGCTGGCAGCCGCACTTGCTTTACTGCATGTGCGCAGTATGCCTGCACAGCCGTTTTGGCAGGCTCTGAAAAACAGTACGAAAGGCGATGCACAATGA
- the lptG gene encoding LPS export ABC transporter permease LptG, whose amino-acid sequence MMLLSRYLIRQLTISALYALLALLALYSFFDIISEAGDVGKGSYTGMKMMQYIFMQVPAHAYELMPLAALIGGLIALNQLASGSELTVMKASGMSTRKLITILLQFGLIFALSTAVLGEWLAPAANRYAENMKAGAVNGKISTGSQGLWLKEQNNIINVREMLPDHTLLGIKIWRHDDQFRLIEAMEAESARPGNGSWQLKNVRRSVIDNDRILAEKQPEQNWPISLQNNLLDVLLISPEQMSVSALTTYISHLKDNQQQTRPYEIAWWRKLMYPLAAMVMALVALAFTPQSTRHGNMGLKLFFGICLGLGFHFAGRLFGFTSQLYGVPPFIAAMLPTILFAVLGIYLIRRQEKR is encoded by the coding sequence ATGATGCTTCTAAGCCGCTACCTTATCCGCCAACTTACCATATCGGCACTCTATGCCCTACTGGCCCTTTTGGCCTTATACAGTTTTTTCGACATCATCAGCGAAGCGGGAGATGTAGGCAAAGGCAGCTATACCGGCATGAAAATGATGCAATATATTTTTATGCAGGTTCCGGCACATGCCTATGAACTGATGCCTTTAGCCGCATTAATAGGCGGCCTGATTGCGCTGAACCAATTGGCTTCCGGCAGCGAACTGACCGTTATGAAAGCCAGTGGTATGAGCACCCGCAAGCTGATTACCATTTTGCTGCAATTTGGTTTGATTTTTGCCCTGTCCACAGCCGTATTGGGCGAATGGCTGGCACCCGCGGCCAACCGCTATGCCGAAAATATGAAAGCCGGCGCCGTAAACGGAAAAATCAGCACGGGCAGCCAAGGTTTATGGCTTAAAGAACAAAATAATATTATCAATGTCCGCGAAATGCTGCCCGACCATACTTTATTGGGTATTAAAATTTGGCGGCACGACGATCAGTTCCGCCTGATTGAAGCCATGGAAGCCGAATCAGCCCGCCCGGGAAACGGTAGCTGGCAGCTGAAAAACGTTCGCCGCAGCGTCATTGACAACGACCGGATTCTTGCGGAAAAACAGCCCGAACAAAATTGGCCCATTTCCCTGCAAAACAATCTGCTTGATGTTTTATTGATTTCACCCGAACAAATGTCGGTATCCGCACTCACAACTTACATCAGCCATCTGAAAGATAACCAACAGCAAACCCGCCCCTATGAAATCGCCTGGTGGCGTAAATTAATGTATCCGCTGGCAGCCATGGTGATGGCCTTGGTAGCATTGGCATTTACCCCCCAATCGACACGGCACGGCAACATGGGGCTGAAACTGTTTTTCGGCATATGCTTGGGACTGGGCTTTCACTTTGCAGGCCGTCTGTTCGGTTTTACCAGCCAACTTTACGGCGTACCGCCTTTTATTGCCGCCATGCTGCCGACAATATTATTCGCTGTTTTGGGCATATATCTCATCCGCCGGCAGGAAAAACGCTAA
- the pflB gene encoding formate C-acetyltransferase codes for MSATTQTRPAAWTGFKSGSWEAGIDVRDFIQQNYTPYEGGAEFLQPATEATKKLWHEVMECIKVENRTHAPYKIDSQIVAGINSHEAGYINKDLEAVVGLQTDEPLKRAIMPYGGLKMVMDSCRIYNSPLNPEVEKAFTEYRKTHNQGVFDVYTPDIRRCRKSGVLTGLPDAYGRGRIIGDYRRVALYGIDRLMADKAAQFDSLQADLEAGNDLEEVIRRREEISEQYRALGQMKEMAARYGFDISGPAQNAREAVQWTYFAYLAAVKSQNGAAMSFGRVSSFLDIYIERDLQNGTLTELQAQELIDHLVMKLRMVRFLRTPEYDELFSGDPIWATESIGGMGLDGRTLVTKNSFRFLHTLYNMGASPEPNITVLWSERLPEQFKCYCAKVSIDTSSIQYENDDLMRPDFDSDDYAIACCVSPMVVGKHMQFFGARANLAKTMLYAINGGVDEKSKEQVGPKAEPILDEVLDYDTVLNRMDNFMDWLATQYVTALNIIHYMHDKYAYEAVLMALHDRDVKRTMACGIAGLSVAADSLSAIKYAKVRPIRDENNIAVDFEIEGEYPQFGNNDDRVDSIACDLVERFMKKVANHKMYRNALPTQSVLTITSNVVYGKKTGNTPDGRRAGAPFGPGANPMHGRDVNGAVASLSSVAKLPFEFAKDGISYTFSIVPGALGKDGESREKNLAGLMDGYFHHEEGIEGGQHLNVNVLNREMLLEAMNDPELYPQLTIRVSGYAVRFNSLTKEQQQDVITRTFTASM; via the coding sequence ATGAGTGCGACCACACAAACACGCCCTGCCGCTTGGACAGGTTTTAAATCGGGAAGCTGGGAGGCGGGCATTGATGTGCGCGACTTCATTCAGCAAAACTACACGCCTTACGAAGGCGGGGCGGAGTTTTTACAGCCGGCTACTGAAGCAACGAAAAAGTTGTGGCATGAAGTGATGGAATGTATCAAGGTCGAAAACCGTACCCATGCACCTTATAAAATCGATTCACAAATTGTGGCCGGTATCAACAGCCATGAAGCGGGTTATATTAATAAAGATTTGGAGGCCGTAGTCGGATTACAAACCGATGAACCGCTCAAACGTGCCATCATGCCTTACGGCGGTTTGAAAATGGTGATGGACTCTTGCCGTATTTATAACAGCCCTCTGAATCCGGAAGTGGAAAAAGCATTTACCGAATACCGTAAAACCCATAATCAGGGCGTATTTGACGTTTACACCCCCGATATCCGCCGCTGCCGTAAATCGGGTGTGCTAACCGGCTTGCCTGATGCTTACGGACGCGGACGGATTATCGGTGATTACCGTCGTGTGGCTCTTTACGGTATCGACCGCTTGATGGCCGATAAAGCGGCTCAGTTTGATTCTTTGCAGGCAGATTTGGAAGCGGGCAATGATTTGGAAGAGGTAATCCGCCGCCGCGAAGAAATCAGTGAGCAATACCGTGCGCTCGGTCAGATGAAAGAGATGGCGGCACGCTATGGTTTTGATATTTCCGGCCCTGCTCAAAATGCCCGCGAGGCGGTTCAGTGGACTTATTTTGCCTATCTGGCTGCCGTAAAATCACAAAACGGCGCAGCGATGTCGTTCGGGCGTGTTTCCTCGTTTTTGGATATTTATATCGAGCGTGATTTGCAAAACGGCACGTTGACCGAATTGCAGGCTCAAGAACTAATTGACCATTTGGTTATGAAACTGCGTATGGTACGCTTTTTGCGTACGCCAGAATATGACGAGCTGTTTTCAGGCGACCCGATTTGGGCCACTGAATCCATCGGCGGTATGGGATTGGATGGTCGGACATTGGTAACTAAAAACAGCTTCCGCTTCCTGCATACGCTTTACAACATGGGAGCGTCGCCCGAACCAAACATTACCGTATTGTGGTCGGAGCGGCTGCCTGAGCAGTTCAAGTGCTACTGTGCCAAGGTATCGATTGATACTTCGTCTATCCAATACGAAAACGATGATTTGATGCGTCCGGATTTCGATAGTGATGATTATGCGATTGCCTGCTGCGTCAGCCCGATGGTGGTGGGTAAACACATGCAGTTTTTCGGAGCGCGTGCCAATCTGGCTAAAACCATGCTTTATGCGATTAACGGCGGCGTAGACGAAAAATCAAAAGAACAAGTCGGCCCCAAAGCCGAGCCGATTCTCGATGAAGTACTGGATTACGATACCGTATTGAACCGCATGGATAATTTCATGGATTGGCTGGCTACCCAATATGTTACCGCCCTGAATATCATTCATTATATGCACGACAAATATGCTTACGAGGCTGTACTGATGGCGCTGCATGATCGTGATGTGAAGCGTACGATGGCATGCGGTATTGCCGGTTTGTCGGTAGCGGCGGATTCGCTGTCGGCGATTAAATACGCCAAAGTGCGCCCGATTCGTGATGAAAACAATATTGCCGTTGATTTTGAGATTGAGGGAGAATATCCGCAATTCGGCAATAACGATGATCGGGTCGATAGCATTGCTTGCGATTTGGTAGAGCGGTTTATGAAAAAAGTGGCCAACCATAAAATGTATCGCAATGCCCTCCCCACCCAATCCGTGCTGACCATCACTTCCAACGTGGTATACGGTAAAAAAACCGGTAATACACCCGATGGCCGCCGCGCCGGTGCGCCGTTTGGCCCGGGGGCGAATCCGATGCACGGGCGTGATGTCAATGGTGCGGTGGCTTCGCTCAGCTCTGTAGCCAAACTGCCGTTTGAGTTTGCCAAAGATGGTATTTCCTATACTTTCTCGATTGTGCCGGGCGCATTGGGTAAAGACGGCGAATCCCGCGAGAAAAACTTGGCCGGTTTGATGGATGGTTATTTCCATCATGAAGAAGGTATTGAAGGCGGACAGCATTTGAATGTGAACGTACTCAATCGTGAAATGCTGCTTGAAGCTATGAACGATCCAGAGTTGTATCCGCAGTTGACTA
- a CDS encoding FAD-binding oxidoreductase — protein MSLKQKLQQILSSAELPEDTEAWLTDQRRRYTGRVDAVVQPASVEGVQALMRFCYENRIPVTPQGGNTGLCGAAVPDGGVLLNLSKLNRIRQVNLSDNAITVDAGAVLQSVQQAAAAAGRLFPLSLASEGSCQIGGNIACNAGGLNVLRYGSMRDLVLGLEVVLPGGTLISHLQPLHKNTTGYDLRHLFIGSEGTLGIITGATLKLFAQPQTVETAWVGVENIDRAVELLTLIQGRFAERLCSFELVSRFALSLSAEFSRTRSPVDAEWHILLELTDSVPRDDLGSLLAEFLYEQGFENAALAKSQSERADWWKLRENISASQRNLGASIKHDIAVPIARVAEFVNGCGPALEKVFTGIRIVVFGHLGDGSLHYNTFLPDVLSNEVYAYEDAVNAIVYENVLACEGTIAAEHGIGQVKNHWLPRVRTDAEIALMRTVKAALDPHNLLNPGKLLPPKM, from the coding sequence ATGTCGCTTAAGCAAAAGCTGCAACAAATTTTATCTTCTGCCGAATTGCCTGAAGATACGGAAGCTTGGTTAACTGATCAGCGTCGTCGTTATACGGGACGGGTAGATGCGGTGGTACAGCCTGCCAGTGTAGAAGGTGTACAGGCACTGATGCGCTTTTGTTATGAAAACCGTATTCCGGTTACGCCACAAGGGGGCAATACCGGTTTGTGCGGGGCGGCAGTTCCGGATGGCGGGGTATTGTTGAATTTAAGCAAACTCAACCGAATCCGTCAGGTTAATTTGTCCGACAATGCCATAACGGTAGATGCAGGTGCCGTGCTTCAGAGTGTTCAGCAGGCCGCCGCCGCCGCCGGACGTTTATTCCCTTTGAGCTTGGCTAGTGAGGGTTCTTGTCAAATCGGCGGTAACATTGCTTGTAATGCAGGTGGTTTGAATGTATTACGTTACGGCAGTATGCGTGATTTGGTGTTGGGATTGGAGGTGGTACTGCCCGGCGGTACGCTGATATCGCATTTACAGCCGTTACACAAAAATACTACGGGTTATGACCTGCGCCATTTGTTTATCGGCAGCGAAGGAACGCTCGGCATTATTACGGGAGCGACTCTGAAATTGTTTGCACAGCCGCAAACTGTCGAAACCGCTTGGGTAGGCGTAGAAAATATTGACAGAGCCGTTGAATTGCTAACTTTGATTCAAGGACGTTTTGCCGAACGCTTGTGCAGTTTTGAGTTGGTCAGCCGATTTGCGTTATCTCTGTCTGCCGAATTCAGCCGAACCCGCTCACCCGTGGATGCCGAGTGGCATATTTTGTTGGAATTAACCGATTCTGTGCCGCGAGATGACTTGGGTAGTTTGCTGGCTGAGTTTTTATATGAGCAGGGTTTTGAAAATGCCGCTTTGGCGAAGTCACAATCAGAGCGGGCCGATTGGTGGAAATTGCGTGAAAATATTTCAGCGTCACAGCGTAACTTGGGTGCCAGTATCAAACATGATATTGCCGTACCGATTGCACGCGTAGCCGAGTTTGTAAACGGTTGTGGGCCTGCCTTGGAAAAGGTGTTTACCGGTATCCGCATTGTCGTATTCGGGCATTTGGGTGACGGCAGCCTGCATTACAATACTTTCCTGCCTGACGTATTAAGTAATGAAGTATATGCTTATGAAGATGCGGTAAATGCTATTGTGTATGAAAACGTATTGGCCTGCGAGGGAACCATTGCTGCCGAGCACGGTATCGGTCAGGTGAAAAACCATTGGTTGCCGCGTGTTCGTACCGATGCGGAAATTGCTTTGATGCGTACGGTAAAGGCGGCATTGGATCCGCATAACTTGCTTAATCCGGGCAAATTATTACCGCCGAAAATGTAA
- a CDS encoding FKBP-type peptidyl-prolyl cis-trans isomerase: protein MAIAKNSAVTLHYEMFDANDQLIDKTEQPIAYLHGGYDGIFPLVEEALHGKDVGDVVDVVLSPDDAFGEQDPELVRIEDLSVFPVEVEVGMMFEADDPETGDVFVYRVTDIANGKAVVDGNHPLAGMKIRFKATVDSVRDATAEEIEHGHVHGPHGHHH from the coding sequence ATGGCTATTGCAAAAAACTCAGCCGTTACCCTGCACTATGAAATGTTTGATGCCAACGACCAGCTCATTGATAAAACCGAACAACCGATTGCCTATCTGCACGGCGGTTACGACGGTATTTTCCCGTTGGTTGAAGAAGCACTCCATGGTAAAGATGTCGGCGATGTAGTCGATGTCGTACTTTCTCCCGATGACGCCTTCGGCGAACAGGATCCCGAATTGGTTCGCATCGAAGACTTAAGCGTATTCCCCGTAGAGGTGGAAGTCGGCATGATGTTTGAGGCAGATGATCCCGAAACCGGCGATGTGTTTGTTTACCGTGTAACCGATATTGCCAATGGCAAAGCCGTAGTAGATGGCAACCATCCGCTGGCAGGGATGAAAATCCGCTTTAAAGCAACTGTTGACAGCGTGCGTGATGCGACAGCCGAAGAAATTGAGCACGGTCATGTACACGGTCCGCACGGACACCACCACTAA
- a CDS encoding pyrimidine/purine nucleoside phosphorylase — protein MLKINQYFNGRVASIGLQTETLPATVGVMEAGEYEFGTDDFETMTVISGALTVKLSGSDEWQIFSAGESFTVDANSKFQLKVAVDTAYFCTYGKL, from the coding sequence ATGTTGAAGATCAATCAGTATTTCAACGGTAGAGTTGCTTCTATCGGACTGCAAACCGAAACCTTACCGGCAACGGTCGGAGTGATGGAGGCGGGAGAATATGAGTTCGGTACCGACGATTTTGAAACAATGACAGTAATCAGCGGTGCTTTAACAGTTAAATTGTCCGGTTCGGATGAATGGCAAATATTTTCTGCGGGGGAAAGTTTTACCGTTGATGCAAACAGCAAATTTCAGCTGAAAGTAGCGGTAGATACTGCTTATTTCTGTACTTACGGTAAATTGTAA